The following proteins come from a genomic window of Ferrovibrio sp. MS7:
- a CDS encoding spermidine synthase — translation MPQAVSADKSRAFAFLCLCVAFFLSGFAALIDQIVWQRMLGLFAGSDSVTAALVVGAFLLGLGLGSLAAGFVTDRFSMRAALIGFVLCEIGIGVFALLSRAFLYDFVVQVIGPLVPNRWGIFAVCFGGILIPTVLMGASLPLLAKAAITSLADAAPRIGWLYGLNTLGAGLGALLGGWWLIGTLGYENSLRVAAAFNIAAALIGLILWRGEGVAAQPKAEAQPSTPQATTGFSFITWAVLVFVSGFAIVALEILWVRVAGVIAQYTAYSFATILGSFLLADGLGMVIGAQWVRRLRDTRAAFFAVQALATLYALASIYVVYWLAGADWWESLLAAETTRHYGQPLAAALLVTVLLVAPPSLLLGISFPLAQQAVQTDLSQLGWRVAAVQVANILGNAAGSLVTGLAALHWLGTAGTLKLIALLAVILLLFWCLTAWRERQPEAWRGAGALAAVLMAVVVLFPANGTFWARLHQAAEEHEILVAEDRSGLALFRLNDDGAASPFFIQGFTQSKWPFMVEHAFLGAVGPLLHPDPKDVLVIGSGSGGTPFAAGVNPATERVRVVELVGPVFQVLRDFAAREPDSAIASLLKDPRYEFVVGDGRRAIFATERRYDVIQADAILPESSHSGLLYSREFMALVLDALDEDGIYVQWGPTARSVATFAAVFPQVAMLQPFPVLIGSRVPLTLDHDRLRAVFGSEVARRYFAAAGIDTATAERLFHEAVLHGPAVPAGATLNADLFPRDEYYINNRLGAATVKRGS, via the coding sequence ATCGATCAGATCGTGTGGCAGCGCATGCTCGGCCTGTTCGCCGGCTCCGACTCGGTCACGGCCGCGCTTGTTGTCGGTGCCTTCCTGCTCGGCCTCGGGCTTGGCAGCCTCGCCGCGGGTTTCGTCACCGACCGCTTCTCGATGCGCGCGGCATTGATCGGTTTCGTGCTGTGCGAAATCGGCATCGGCGTGTTTGCTTTGCTCAGCCGCGCCTTCCTCTATGATTTCGTGGTGCAGGTGATCGGCCCGTTGGTGCCGAACCGCTGGGGCATCTTCGCCGTCTGCTTCGGCGGCATTCTGATTCCCACCGTGCTGATGGGCGCCTCGCTGCCGCTGCTGGCGAAGGCGGCGATCACCAGCCTGGCCGATGCCGCGCCGCGCATCGGCTGGCTCTATGGCCTCAACACGCTGGGCGCCGGCCTCGGCGCGCTGCTCGGCGGCTGGTGGCTGATCGGCACGCTGGGCTACGAGAACAGCTTGCGTGTTGCTGCCGCCTTCAACATTGCCGCCGCCCTGATCGGCCTGATCCTGTGGCGCGGTGAGGGTGTGGCGGCACAGCCGAAGGCGGAAGCGCAGCCCAGCACCCCGCAGGCGACCACCGGCTTCAGCTTTATCACCTGGGCGGTGCTGGTATTCGTTTCCGGCTTCGCCATCGTGGCGCTGGAAATCCTCTGGGTGCGGGTTGCCGGCGTCATTGCGCAATACACCGCCTACAGCTTCGCCACCATTCTCGGCTCCTTCCTGCTCGCCGATGGCCTCGGCATGGTGATCGGCGCGCAATGGGTGCGGCGCCTGCGCGATACCCGCGCCGCCTTCTTCGCGGTGCAGGCGCTGGCCACGCTCTACGCGCTGGCCTCGATCTATGTCGTCTACTGGCTGGCCGGCGCCGATTGGTGGGAAAGCCTGCTGGCGGCGGAAACCACGCGGCATTACGGCCAGCCGCTGGCCGCCGCGCTGTTGGTCACCGTGCTGCTGGTGGCGCCGCCCTCGCTGCTGCTCGGCATTTCCTTCCCGCTGGCGCAGCAGGCAGTGCAGACCGACCTGAGCCAGCTTGGCTGGCGCGTCGCTGCCGTGCAGGTGGCGAATATCCTCGGCAATGCGGCCGGCTCGCTCGTCACCGGGCTTGCGGCCCTGCATTGGCTTGGCACTGCCGGCACGCTGAAGCTGATCGCGCTGCTGGCTGTTATCCTGCTGCTATTCTGGTGCCTCACGGCCTGGCGTGAACGCCAGCCGGAAGCCTGGCGCGGTGCCGGTGCCCTGGCCGCCGTGCTGATGGCCGTGGTGGTGCTGTTTCCGGCCAATGGCACGTTCTGGGCGCGGCTGCATCAGGCGGCAGAGGAGCATGAAATCCTGGTGGCGGAGGATCGCTCCGGCCTGGCGCTGTTCCGCCTGAACGACGATGGCGCCGCCTCGCCTTTCTTCATCCAGGGCTTCACCCAGTCGAAATGGCCCTTCATGGTCGAGCATGCCTTCCTCGGCGCGGTCGGGCCGCTGCTGCATCCCGATCCCAAGGATGTGCTGGTGATCGGCTCGGGCAGTGGCGGCACGCCGTTTGCCGCCGGGGTCAATCCCGCCACCGAGCGCGTGCGCGTGGTCGAACTGGTCGGCCCGGTCTTTCAGGTGCTGCGCGACTTCGCCGCCCGCGAACCGGATTCGGCGATTGCCAGCCTGCTCAAGGACCCGCGCTATGAATTCGTGGTCGGCGATGGCCGCCGCGCCATCTTCGCCACCGAGCGGCGCTACGATGTGATCCAGGCCGATGCGATCCTGCCGGAATCCTCCCATAGCGGCCTGCTCTATTCGCGCGAATTCATGGCCCTGGTGCTCGACGCGCTGGATGAGGACGGCATCTATGTGCAATGGGGACCGACGGCGCGCAGCGTCGCGACGTTTGCCGCCGTTTTTCCGCAGGTGGCGATGCTGCAGCCCTTCCCGGTGCTGATCGGCTCGCGTGTGCCGCTCACCCTGGATCATGACAGGCTCAGGGCGGTGTTCGGTTCGGAGGTGGCACGGCGTTATTTCGCCGCCGCCGGCATCGATACCGCCACCGCCGAGCGGCTGTTCCACGAAGCCGTGCTGCATGGCCCGGCCGTGCCAGCCGGCGCCACGCTGAATGCCGATCTGTTCCCGCGCGATGAGTATTACATCAACAACCGCCTCGGCGCCGCGACGGTGAAGCGCGGCTCGTAG